The Punica granatum isolate Tunisia-2019 chromosome 4, ASM765513v2, whole genome shotgun sequence genome has a window encoding:
- the LOC116204801 gene encoding sister chromatid cohesion protein PDS5 homolog A isoform X9, translated as MSDSVLGLISRIGNQIVRQSRLNKDFLVKNLRQAANELSQVEQPSAVESAERSKEVETALKPLIESFTKNDLALHKDKDVRLLVTICATELFRIMAPEPPFEEDSLLAVFKLIVSTFADLADMESPYFSKRAKILETFARLGLCMIMLDIECYNLIVEMFKVLFSVAREQHERSLTKNILSILKQIINEDASDELLEVILQNLLKEEKGVPSASSQIAVSIIQMCCEKLKPFIHRFLTSCMFEKETEGSALRKSYHEIIYKIFVNAPQMLFAIIPNILHELLNNDADVRRKAVQLLGRIFAELEHLATQDYHSLFMEFLNRFSDKSMEVRISALQCVKGFFMANPSGSEVQKILLALEARLLDLEDRVRTEAVTVICDIAISNMNAVPRELVVESTERLRDKSSSVRKKALWKLMEVYRVYCSKCSEGCMTISNHFEQISCKVLMLCYVKNCKEFRSHEVELLLAEELFPVLTPLEITRHWIHMFSLFESPHLKALNSILSQKRRFQLEMQRYLGLRRKEKQEVSSDEMEKKVRLLFKKLSASFPDPAKAEASFYMLDQLKDSYIFNVLSQLLDEMSIVNALNTREEFLQRIRERRSQVEFLSSVSSKCSFNIFSLEHVQHILDYLSDGFGCTHQEAAAKLLLAVVDYCPSLLRGSEVKLCTILEKNEQMTNEIMDALAKAGSQISIRLSDIYHLLERTCISGSRRQAKSAVSAIAAIMQPSDESALSELCKKLLYSLHSGVNMPTVLQSLGCIAKHFISTAEDFDRQITQFIETTPSNDLDLSDENCGCSKLCKLKTYGLKTLVNSFLPHAGTHVRRNINQLLEILEKMLHKGNTVGDTILSESDRAHIRLAAAKSVLRLSKRWDLFITPEIFSLTVSMVKDCSSFVKRSFLEKTYKLLKEHAVPSRYACALALATSDGEDLQNDSLKYMSKFIKEYSLEDQTCQSSTVQGVAIPGYPAYIIVYLVYVLAHDADFPPEECADEQILAHFCSPLFFLIRALVDANKLKGDLDLVIDPFSSLAGLLKAIRKAEDAVDAERTPKLHILSQIGWSFAMSLNNGSTSFGRTPDVVLLPSAYYRANNTKEFVEYSWGERFIRRIIQNFNSYILEGKPQDTKILALEKVAPVILGQKRERVTMPEGESAVEFPTVKHKRLSSKQNQRKERCVLSSCNSMSEVTILMRPQEKSQNEGIDDGSIKEITEAVSAVTVGPPAYSRAKRHDQHCLKEICQNRHVQMGKQSNLILSMESFHPSYGDGFKAQNNTSKTPLNSGDSKITCLEIESSETRSSDSLEAGVTVLVEETQRSSLQHRKTRANGSRGKRK; from the exons ATGAGTGACTCAGTTCTTGGGCTCATCTCCCGGATCGGGAATCAGATCGTCCGGCAGTCTCGCCTCAACAAGGATTTCCTCGTCAAGAATCTCCGG CAAGCTGCCAATGAGTTGTCGCAAGTGGAGCAACCTTCAGCAGTAGAATCTGCTGAGAGGTCAAAAGAGGTTGAAACAGCCTTGAAACCTCTAATAGAATCATTTACTAAGAATGATCTTGCTCTGCACAAGGACAAGGATGTTAGACTTTTGGTGACTATATGTGCAACTGAACTTTTCCGGATCATGGCTCCTGAACCACCATTTGAAGAAGATTCTCTGCTG GCTGTATTTAAACTCATTGTCAGCACCTTCGCAGATCTAGCAGACATGGAGAGCCCATATTTTTCAAAGAGAGCAAAAATATTAGAGACTTTTGCACGGCTTGGATTATGCATGATAATGCTGGATATCGAATGCTATAATTTAATTGTTGAAATGTTCAAGGTTCTTTTCTCTGTTGCTAG GGAGCAACATGAACGGAGTTTGACTAAGAATATCTTGTCAATATTGAAACAAATCATTAATGAGGATGCTTCAGATGAACTCCTGGAAGTAATTTTGCAAAATCTTCTGAAGGAGGAGAAG GGTGTACCATCTGCCTCTTCCCAGATTGCTGTCTCCATCATCCAAATGTGTTGTGAAAAGCTAAAACCTTTCATACACAGGTTTCTTACTTCTTGCATGTTTGAGAAAGAGACAGAAGGAAGTGCACTCAGAAAATCATATCATGAAATAATTTACAAGATATTTGTGAACGCTCCTCAAATGCTTTTTGCTATCATCCCAAACATATTGCACGAGTTGCTG AACAATGATGCCGATGTTCGAAGAAAAGCTGTACAGCTTCTTGGAAGGATTTTTGCTGAGCTTGAACACCTTGCAACTCAGGATTACCATAGTCTTTTCATggaatttttaaatagattcTCTGACAAATCTATGGAAGTTAGAATTAGTGCTCTACAATGTGTAAAAGGTTTCTTTATGGCCAATCCTTCCGGTAGTGAAGTACAAAAAATTCTTT TGGCGCTTGAAGCTCGGCTGTTGGATCTTGAAGATCGAGTGAGAACAGAGGCAGTGACTGTTATTTGTGATATTGCTATATCTAATATGAATGCTGTCCCACGTGAACTGGTAGTTGAATCAACAGAAAGGCTTCGTGATAAAAGT AGTTCTGTTAGAAAGAAGGCATTATGGAAATTGATGGAAGTGTATCGAGTTTATTGCAGCAAGTGCTCAGAGGGTTGCATGACTATCAGTAATCACTTTGAGCAGATTTCATGTAAAGTCTTGATGCTTTGCTATGTTAAAAATTGTAAGGAATTCAG ATCCCATGAGGTGGAGCTTCTTCTTGCTGAGGAGCTATTTCCTGTCTTGACACCATTGGAAATTACGAGGCATTGGATTCAcatgttttctctttttgagTCTCCACATTTGAAGGCATTGAACTCTATTTTGTCTCAGAAACGAAG GTTTCAATTGGAGATGCAGCGGTATTTGGGATTACGGAGGAAAGAAAAG CAGGAGGTCAGTTCAGATGAAATGGAGAAGAAAGTTAGACTCCTATTTAAGAAATTGTCTGCATCATTCCCTGATCCTGCCAAAGCAGAAGCGAGCTTCTATATGCTGGATCAGTTGAAGGATAGCTACATCTTCAATGTGCTCTCTCAATTATTAGATGAAATGTCAATTGTGAATGCTCTGAACACAAGG GAAGAATTTTTACAGAGGATAAGAGAGAGACGTTCACAGGTTGAATTTTTAAGTTCAGTCAGTTCAAAGTGCTCCTTCAATATATTCAGCTTAGAACATGTGCAACATATTCTAGACTACCTTTCTGATGGTTTTGGATGCACACATCAGGAAGCTGCTGCCAAACTTCTTCTG GCTGTTGTTGATTATTGTCCTTCCCTCTTAAGAGGTTCAGAAGTGAAGCTTTGTACTATATTAGAGAAGAACGAGCAAATGACTAATGAAATTATGGATGCATTAGCAAAAGCAGGCTCCCAGATTTCCATTAGACTCAG TGATATTTATCATCTTCTGGAGAGAACATGCATCTCGGGATCTCGTAGACAAGCCAAATCGGCTGTTTCTGCAATTGCAGCAATTATGCAACCTTCTGATGAATCTGCTTTATCAGAACTATGCAAG AAACTTTTGTATTCACTACATAGTGGGGTAAATATGCCCACTGTGTTGCAATCTCTAGGATGTATTGCAAAgcattttatctcaactgctGAAGATTTTGATCGACAGATCACTCAATTCATAGAG ACTACACCGTCGAATGATCTGGATTTATCAGATGAGAATTGTGGATGTAGCAAACTCTGCAAATTGAAG ACATATGGACTGAAGACACTTGTCAATAGCTTTTTGCCACATGCTGGAACTCATGTCAGGAGGAATATCAATCAACTGCTGGAAATTCTGGAGAAAATGTTGCATAAGGGCAATACTGTTGGGGATACAATTTTAAG TGAAAGTGATCGTGCTCACATAAGGTTGGCTGCAGCTAAATCTGTCCTTCGGCTTTCTAAGAGATGGGATCTATTTATAACCCCTGAAATATTCTCGCTTACAGTTTCAATGGTAAAG GATTGTTCTTCCTTTGTTAAGAGATCATTTCTGGAGAAAACATATAAACTTCTGAAAGAGCATGCAGTGCCCAGTAGATATGCTTGTGCGTTGGCATTGGCCACTTCAGATGGCGAAGACTTACAAAATGAT TCTTTGAAGTATATGTCAAAGTTCATCAAAGAATATAGCTTGGAAGATCAAACCTGCCAGAGTTCTACAGTGCAAGGAGTTGCTATACCAGGCTACCCAGCATatataattgtttatttagTTTATGTTCTTGCTCATGATGCTGATTTCCCCCCTGAAGAGTGTGCAGATGAACAGATATTAGCTCACTTTTGCAG TCCGCTCTTTTTCCTCATAAGAGCGTTAGTTGATGCTAATAAATTAAAGGGTGATCTGGATCTTGTCATTGATCCTTTCTCGTCATTGGCTGGTTTACTCAAAGCAATTAGAAAAGCTGAGGATGCTGTCGATGCTGAAAGAACTCCT AAGCTACACATTCTTTCACAAATTGGCTGGTCCTTTGCAATGTCATTAAATAATGGTTCTACCTCTTTCGGACGTACTCCTGATGTGGTTTTACTCCCATCTGCATATTATAGA GCTAATAATACAAAAGAGTTTGTGGAATACTCTTGGGGGGAAAGATTTATTAGGAGAATaatccaaaattttaattcttatatCTTAGAG GGCAAGCCACAGGACACTAAAATCTTAGCTCTGGAAAAAGTTGCTCCGGTAATTTTGGGACAGAAACGAGAAAGGGTCACCATGCCTGAGGGTGAATCTGCTGTAGAATTTCCAACTGTCAAGCATAAAAGGCTCTCAAGCAAGCAAAACCAGAGGAAAGAACGGTGCGTATTGTCTTCCTGTAATTCAATGAGTGAGGTGACTATATTGATGCGGCCACAAGAGAAAAGCCAGAATGAGGGAATAGATGATGGTTCTATCAAAGAAATAACTGAGGCTGTCAGTGCTGTTACTGTTGGACCTCCTGCATATTCCAGGGCCAAGCGTCACGATCAACACTGTTTAAAG GAGATTTGTCAGAATAGACATGTGCAAATGGGAAAGCAAAGTAATTTAATATTGTCAATGGAAAG TTTCCATCCAAGCTATGGCGATGGATTTAAAGCACAGAACAATACTAGCAAG ACACCGCTCAATAGTGGGGATTCCAAAATAACATGCTTGGAAATTGAGAGCTCTGAGACTCGAAGTTCTGATTCTTTGGAAGCTGGG GTGACTGTACTAGTAGAGGAGACCCAGAGATCTTCCTTGCAGCACCG CAAGACAAGGGCAAATGGTTCACGAG gcaagagaaaataa
- the LOC116204801 gene encoding sister chromatid cohesion protein PDS5 homolog A isoform X7, giving the protein MSDSVLGLISRIGNQIVRQSRLNKDFLVKNLRQAANELSQVEQPSAVESAERSKEVETALKPLIESFTKNDLALHKDKDVRLLVTICATELFRIMAPEPPFEEDSLLAVFKLIVSTFADLADMESPYFSKRAKILETFARLGLCMIMLDIECYNLIVEMFKVLFSVAREQHERSLTKNILSILKQIINEDASDELLEVILQNLLKEEKGVPSASSQIAVSIIQMCCEKLKPFIHRFLTSCMFEKETEGSALRKSYHEIIYKIFVNAPQMLFAIIPNILHELLNNDADVRRKAVQLLGRIFAELEHLATQDYHSLFMEFLNRFSDKSMEVRISALQCVKGFFMANPSGSEVQKILLALEARLLDLEDRVRTEAVTVICDIAISNMNAVPRELVVESTERLRDKSSSVRKKALWKLMEVYRVYCSKCSEGCMTISNHFEQISCKVLMLCYVKNCKEFRSHEVELLLAEELFPVLTPLEITRHWIHMFSLFESPHLKALNSILSQKRRFQLEMQRYLGLRRKEKQEVSSDEMEKKVRLLFKKLSASFPDPAKAEASFYMLDQLKDSYIFNVLSQLLDEMSIVNALNTREEFLQRIRERRSQVEFLSSVSSKCSFNIFSLEHVQHILDYLSDGFGCTHQEAAAKLLLAVVDYCPSLLRGSEVKLCTILEKNEQMTNEIMDALAKAGSQISIRLSDIYHLLERTCISGSRRQAKSAVSAIAAIMQPSDESALSELCKKLLYSLHSGVNMPTVLQSLGCIAKHFISTAEDFDRQITQFIETTPSNDLDLSDENCGCSKLCKLKTYGLKTLVNSFLPHAGTHVRRNINQLLEILEKMLHKGNTVGDTILSESDRAHIRLAAAKSVLRLSKRWDLFITPEIFSLTVSMVKDCSSFVKRSFLEKTYKLLKEHAVPSRYACALALATSDGEDLQNDSLKYMSKFIKEYSLEDQTCQSSTVQGVAIPGYPAYIIVYLVYVLAHDADFPPEECADEQILAHFCSPLFFLIRALVDANKLKGDLDLVIDPFSSLAGLLKAIRKAEDAVDAERTPKLHILSQIGWSFAMSLNNGSTSFGRTPDVVLLPSAYYRANNTKEFVEYSWGERFIRRIIQNFNSYILEGKPQDTKILALEKVAPVILGQKRERVTMPEGESAVEFPTVKHKRLSSKQNQRKERCVLSSCNSMSEVTILMRPQEKSQNEGIDDGSIKEITEAVSAVTVGPPAYSRAKRHDQHCLKEICQNRHVQMGKQSNLILSMESFHPSYGDGFKAQNNTSKTPLNSGDSKITCLEIESSETRSSDSLEAGVTVLVEETQRSSLQHRKTRANGSRGDVTVQKQKAYTTARRKGTMA; this is encoded by the exons ATGAGTGACTCAGTTCTTGGGCTCATCTCCCGGATCGGGAATCAGATCGTCCGGCAGTCTCGCCTCAACAAGGATTTCCTCGTCAAGAATCTCCGG CAAGCTGCCAATGAGTTGTCGCAAGTGGAGCAACCTTCAGCAGTAGAATCTGCTGAGAGGTCAAAAGAGGTTGAAACAGCCTTGAAACCTCTAATAGAATCATTTACTAAGAATGATCTTGCTCTGCACAAGGACAAGGATGTTAGACTTTTGGTGACTATATGTGCAACTGAACTTTTCCGGATCATGGCTCCTGAACCACCATTTGAAGAAGATTCTCTGCTG GCTGTATTTAAACTCATTGTCAGCACCTTCGCAGATCTAGCAGACATGGAGAGCCCATATTTTTCAAAGAGAGCAAAAATATTAGAGACTTTTGCACGGCTTGGATTATGCATGATAATGCTGGATATCGAATGCTATAATTTAATTGTTGAAATGTTCAAGGTTCTTTTCTCTGTTGCTAG GGAGCAACATGAACGGAGTTTGACTAAGAATATCTTGTCAATATTGAAACAAATCATTAATGAGGATGCTTCAGATGAACTCCTGGAAGTAATTTTGCAAAATCTTCTGAAGGAGGAGAAG GGTGTACCATCTGCCTCTTCCCAGATTGCTGTCTCCATCATCCAAATGTGTTGTGAAAAGCTAAAACCTTTCATACACAGGTTTCTTACTTCTTGCATGTTTGAGAAAGAGACAGAAGGAAGTGCACTCAGAAAATCATATCATGAAATAATTTACAAGATATTTGTGAACGCTCCTCAAATGCTTTTTGCTATCATCCCAAACATATTGCACGAGTTGCTG AACAATGATGCCGATGTTCGAAGAAAAGCTGTACAGCTTCTTGGAAGGATTTTTGCTGAGCTTGAACACCTTGCAACTCAGGATTACCATAGTCTTTTCATggaatttttaaatagattcTCTGACAAATCTATGGAAGTTAGAATTAGTGCTCTACAATGTGTAAAAGGTTTCTTTATGGCCAATCCTTCCGGTAGTGAAGTACAAAAAATTCTTT TGGCGCTTGAAGCTCGGCTGTTGGATCTTGAAGATCGAGTGAGAACAGAGGCAGTGACTGTTATTTGTGATATTGCTATATCTAATATGAATGCTGTCCCACGTGAACTGGTAGTTGAATCAACAGAAAGGCTTCGTGATAAAAGT AGTTCTGTTAGAAAGAAGGCATTATGGAAATTGATGGAAGTGTATCGAGTTTATTGCAGCAAGTGCTCAGAGGGTTGCATGACTATCAGTAATCACTTTGAGCAGATTTCATGTAAAGTCTTGATGCTTTGCTATGTTAAAAATTGTAAGGAATTCAG ATCCCATGAGGTGGAGCTTCTTCTTGCTGAGGAGCTATTTCCTGTCTTGACACCATTGGAAATTACGAGGCATTGGATTCAcatgttttctctttttgagTCTCCACATTTGAAGGCATTGAACTCTATTTTGTCTCAGAAACGAAG GTTTCAATTGGAGATGCAGCGGTATTTGGGATTACGGAGGAAAGAAAAG CAGGAGGTCAGTTCAGATGAAATGGAGAAGAAAGTTAGACTCCTATTTAAGAAATTGTCTGCATCATTCCCTGATCCTGCCAAAGCAGAAGCGAGCTTCTATATGCTGGATCAGTTGAAGGATAGCTACATCTTCAATGTGCTCTCTCAATTATTAGATGAAATGTCAATTGTGAATGCTCTGAACACAAGG GAAGAATTTTTACAGAGGATAAGAGAGAGACGTTCACAGGTTGAATTTTTAAGTTCAGTCAGTTCAAAGTGCTCCTTCAATATATTCAGCTTAGAACATGTGCAACATATTCTAGACTACCTTTCTGATGGTTTTGGATGCACACATCAGGAAGCTGCTGCCAAACTTCTTCTG GCTGTTGTTGATTATTGTCCTTCCCTCTTAAGAGGTTCAGAAGTGAAGCTTTGTACTATATTAGAGAAGAACGAGCAAATGACTAATGAAATTATGGATGCATTAGCAAAAGCAGGCTCCCAGATTTCCATTAGACTCAG TGATATTTATCATCTTCTGGAGAGAACATGCATCTCGGGATCTCGTAGACAAGCCAAATCGGCTGTTTCTGCAATTGCAGCAATTATGCAACCTTCTGATGAATCTGCTTTATCAGAACTATGCAAG AAACTTTTGTATTCACTACATAGTGGGGTAAATATGCCCACTGTGTTGCAATCTCTAGGATGTATTGCAAAgcattttatctcaactgctGAAGATTTTGATCGACAGATCACTCAATTCATAGAG ACTACACCGTCGAATGATCTGGATTTATCAGATGAGAATTGTGGATGTAGCAAACTCTGCAAATTGAAG ACATATGGACTGAAGACACTTGTCAATAGCTTTTTGCCACATGCTGGAACTCATGTCAGGAGGAATATCAATCAACTGCTGGAAATTCTGGAGAAAATGTTGCATAAGGGCAATACTGTTGGGGATACAATTTTAAG TGAAAGTGATCGTGCTCACATAAGGTTGGCTGCAGCTAAATCTGTCCTTCGGCTTTCTAAGAGATGGGATCTATTTATAACCCCTGAAATATTCTCGCTTACAGTTTCAATGGTAAAG GATTGTTCTTCCTTTGTTAAGAGATCATTTCTGGAGAAAACATATAAACTTCTGAAAGAGCATGCAGTGCCCAGTAGATATGCTTGTGCGTTGGCATTGGCCACTTCAGATGGCGAAGACTTACAAAATGAT TCTTTGAAGTATATGTCAAAGTTCATCAAAGAATATAGCTTGGAAGATCAAACCTGCCAGAGTTCTACAGTGCAAGGAGTTGCTATACCAGGCTACCCAGCATatataattgtttatttagTTTATGTTCTTGCTCATGATGCTGATTTCCCCCCTGAAGAGTGTGCAGATGAACAGATATTAGCTCACTTTTGCAG TCCGCTCTTTTTCCTCATAAGAGCGTTAGTTGATGCTAATAAATTAAAGGGTGATCTGGATCTTGTCATTGATCCTTTCTCGTCATTGGCTGGTTTACTCAAAGCAATTAGAAAAGCTGAGGATGCTGTCGATGCTGAAAGAACTCCT AAGCTACACATTCTTTCACAAATTGGCTGGTCCTTTGCAATGTCATTAAATAATGGTTCTACCTCTTTCGGACGTACTCCTGATGTGGTTTTACTCCCATCTGCATATTATAGA GCTAATAATACAAAAGAGTTTGTGGAATACTCTTGGGGGGAAAGATTTATTAGGAGAATaatccaaaattttaattcttatatCTTAGAG GGCAAGCCACAGGACACTAAAATCTTAGCTCTGGAAAAAGTTGCTCCGGTAATTTTGGGACAGAAACGAGAAAGGGTCACCATGCCTGAGGGTGAATCTGCTGTAGAATTTCCAACTGTCAAGCATAAAAGGCTCTCAAGCAAGCAAAACCAGAGGAAAGAACGGTGCGTATTGTCTTCCTGTAATTCAATGAGTGAGGTGACTATATTGATGCGGCCACAAGAGAAAAGCCAGAATGAGGGAATAGATGATGGTTCTATCAAAGAAATAACTGAGGCTGTCAGTGCTGTTACTGTTGGACCTCCTGCATATTCCAGGGCCAAGCGTCACGATCAACACTGTTTAAAG GAGATTTGTCAGAATAGACATGTGCAAATGGGAAAGCAAAGTAATTTAATATTGTCAATGGAAAG TTTCCATCCAAGCTATGGCGATGGATTTAAAGCACAGAACAATACTAGCAAG ACACCGCTCAATAGTGGGGATTCCAAAATAACATGCTTGGAAATTGAGAGCTCTGAGACTCGAAGTTCTGATTCTTTGGAAGCTGGG GTGACTGTACTAGTAGAGGAGACCCAGAGATCTTCCTTGCAGCACCG CAAGACAAGGGCAAATGGTTCACGAGGTGACGTCACTGTACAGAAGCAAAAAGCTTATACTACAGCAAGGAGGAAAGGGACCATGGCATGA